DNA sequence from the Terriglobales bacterium genome:
ATTTCGCCGCCGACATCAGTGGGAATCGTTTGTTCCTGGCGGCCGAAGATCACGGTACTCTCGAGGTCTTTGATCTGAAGAGCACAAAGTGGCTCAGGACGATTCGGGGATTCGAGGTGCCCCACAGCATCCTCTATCTTCCTGCCTCACAAAGGCTGTTTGTGACCGACGGCGGAGAGGGTATGTCGAAAGTCTTGAATGGCCAAGATCTGCAGATCCTTCAGAAGGTACCGCTGGTCCCGGGTGCGGATTCGCTGGCATACGATCCGGAAAAGCACCAGGCATACGTCGTTACTGGAGGCAAAGACGTAAAGATGAAGGAGTCAGTGCTCTCGGTGATCGACACTACCGACTTCAGCAAGAAGGCAGACCTCAAGTTTGACTCCGCGCATGTGGAGGGAATGGCTCTCGAGGCGCGGGGAAAACGCATGTTCGTGAACGTCACGGACCACAATGAGATTGATGTCGTGGATCGCGACAGCATGAAGATCGTCGGTCGCTGGCCGCTTCAGGACGTAGGCGAAAATTCCCCGATGATCCTTGACGAACCCAATCACCGCCTCTTTATTGTCTGCCGCAAGCCCGCCAAGCTGGTTGTCATCGATTCCGAGACGGGAAAGCAGGTTGGTGCCTGGACCACGGCGGGACATTCTGATGGAATGGCCTACGATTCAGTTCACAAACGCATCTATGTACCTGGAGCTGAGGGGTATATCGCTGTGTACCAGCAGAGGGATGCTGACCACTACGAGCTAACCGCCAAGGTACCGACAGCGCCCGGAGCGAAAACATGCCTCTTAGTTCCGGAACTGAACCGGTTGTTTGTGGCTGTGTCTCCGGGCGAAGGGAAGTATGGCGCCCGCGTCCTTGCATTCGAGACTCTGCCATAATCTTTGGCTTGGAATTGGAGGAAGACCAACTGTGAGGATGAATTCGATTTCGAGACGGTGGGCAAGCTCGTTGGTCGGCGCGGTCGTAGTCGTTTGCAGCGCCGCTGCGCAGCAATCGAGCAACACGCCCGTTGTGGATGTGCAAACAGCGCAACCCCAGCCGACGCAGGCGCAACCGACCGCCTCCGACTCGCAGGCCCCAGTTGTTATCACGCTGCAGGATGCATTGCAGCGCGCCCGCAATCTGGACACGACGTATCGAATGGCTTTGACCGCCGCGGGAGTGGCGCGTGAAGACCACGTTCAGGCACGCGCTGCATTACTGCCGAGCGTCGCGGAGAACACGCAGTACCTTTACACCCAAGGCACCGGCACTGCGATACCGCGTTATATAGCCAATAACGCAGTCCACGAATACATCAGCCAGGGCAACCTCCATGAGGTAATTAGCGGCTCCCAGTTCGCGGACTACAATCGAACGGCCGCTGCGGCGGCGGTAGCTCGCGCAAACGCCGAAGTTGCTGCACGAGGCTTAGTGGCGACTGTAGTGAAGACCTACTATGCCGAGGTTGTGAGCCGGCGTAAATATGCCAACGCGCAGCTTGCCGCCGATGAGGCGCGGCATTTTTTTGAACTGACCCAGAAGTTGGAACAAGGCGGTGAAGTGGCTCATTCCGACGTGATCAAAGCTCAGTTGACGGCGAACGATACCCAAAGAGCCCTGCAGGATGCGCAACTCGCGATGGACCGCAGTCACATCGAGCTTGCCGTGCTGGTGTTCCTTAACTTCAATCAGAACTTCTCGACGGTCGACGATCTGCGGCTTCCACTGCCGCTTCCTCCAATGCAGGAAGTGGAGCAGCAGGCGAAGACCAACAACCCGCAACTGTATGCGGCGATGCAGGCGGTTCGTGCGGCGGGCTTCGAGGTGCTCGCGTCGAAGGCCGCCTACCTGCCCAACCTTACGCTCGATTACTGGTACGGCATCGACGCCAGTCGGTTCGCTACCTACACTCCCACACCCGACGGACGCATTCACAATCTTGGCTATTCCGCGAGCGCTACCCTCAACGTCCCGATTTGGAACTGGGGAGCCACGCATAGCAAGGTCAAACAGAGCGAGTTGCGGCGCGACCAGGCGCAGGTTGAGCTATCGGCGGCTCAGCGCAAACTCATCGGCGATTTGAAGACGCTCTACGCGGAGGCGGAATCGGCAAGGATGCAACTGGATTTGCTCCAGCAATCGGCTGATTTGGCCGCGCAGAGTGTTCGCCTGACGAATCTGCGTTATCAGGGTGGAGAGGCCACAGCTCTTGAAGTGGTGGACGCGCAAAATTCGCTGGTTACAGCTCGTAACAATTATGATGACGGCGAAGCCCGATACCGGCTGGCCATCGCTAATCTGCAGACTCTGACCGGGGTCTTCTAATTCAATGGCAACTCGACGGCTTGTGCATTCAATTCGAGGGTTGGTTGTCTTAAGTCTGCTGCCGCTCGCCGCCTGCTCAAAGCAGCAGGCTGAGCCGCCGCCGATCGTGTTGGTGCAGGCTGCGCCGGTGAAGCAGGGAAGCATTTCGCAAACCGTGACGGCCGATGCGGTCTTATACCCGATCAATCAGGCGACCATTACTCCCAAGATCGTCGCCCCGGTGCTGAAGACCTATGTAACCCGTGGATCGAAGGTTCGTCAGGGCCAGTTGCTGGTGACGCTCGAGAACAAAGATCTGACGGCGGCAGAAGAGGAGAATCGGGGGAACTTCGAGACGGTGCAGGCACAAACCGCAATCGCGACGAAAAACTCTGTACCTGAGGAGTTGCAGAAGGCCGAGTCAGACACGCGAGCCGCAAAAGAAAACCTCGACGCCCAGCAAAAGCTCTTTGATAGCCGTCAAAATCTGTTCAATCAAGGCGCAATTCCACGCAAGGATCTCGATGCGGCGGCAGTTTCTCGGGTGCAGGCTCGCGCTCAGTATGAACAGGCGCAGAAGCATCTCGACGGATTGAAAGCCGGCGGAAATCAACAGGCGCTCAAGTCTGCTGGCGGGCAACTCGTCGCCGCTGAGGGGAAATACAAGGGGGCGCAAGCTCAACTTCAATATTCCCAAATCCGCAGTCCCATCGATGGTGTGGTCACGGACGGACCACTGTATCCGGGAATGCTGCCAACGGCGGGCGCGCCTCTCATCACCGTGATGAACCTGTCGCAGATGATCGCGAAGGCTCATATTCCGCAGAACCAGGCGTCGTTGCTGAAGAAGGGCGATGATGCGACCGTCAAGATGGCGGGCCTTGAAGACGAAATCAAAGGCAAAGTCATTCTGGTTAGTCCCGCCCTCGATCCTGGTAGCACAACCGTCGAAGTGTGGGTTCAGGCTGTCAATCCCAAGGGCGCTTTGAAAGCTGGGTCGTCGGCATCACTGTCTATGGTCGCGCATACCGTTCCCGATGCGCTCATTGTCCCGGCTGAAGCGTTGGTTACCGAGGAAGGCAAGAAGTCGGTGATGGTCATCGGCGGCGACGGTGTTGCCAACAAAAGGGAAGTCGAGATCGGGGTACAAACCGCTGACTCCGTGCAGATCGTGAGCGGAGTGAAGCCGGGAGAGCAAGTAGTGAGCACGGGCGCGTACGGCTTGCCAGACAAGACCAAAGTAAGAGTTGAGGCGCCCGCCGCTCCTGGCAAGGAAGGCGGAGACGAGGGAAAAGATAAAGGCGAGGGCGGGAGCGAGCCGTAAGGATGGCGACGAAGATCACGCCAATCGACGAAGTGCAGCGCGCTCCTGCTCCGTTGCTTGACTATTGGTTCTCGCG
Encoded proteins:
- a CDS encoding TolC family protein; this encodes MNSISRRWASSLVGAVVVVCSAAAQQSSNTPVVDVQTAQPQPTQAQPTASDSQAPVVITLQDALQRARNLDTTYRMALTAAGVAREDHVQARAALLPSVAENTQYLYTQGTGTAIPRYIANNAVHEYISQGNLHEVISGSQFADYNRTAAAAAVARANAEVAARGLVATVVKTYYAEVVSRRKYANAQLAADEARHFFELTQKLEQGGEVAHSDVIKAQLTANDTQRALQDAQLAMDRSHIELAVLVFLNFNQNFSTVDDLRLPLPLPPMQEVEQQAKTNNPQLYAAMQAVRAAGFEVLASKAAYLPNLTLDYWYGIDASRFATYTPTPDGRIHNLGYSASATLNVPIWNWGATHSKVKQSELRRDQAQVELSAAQRKLIGDLKTLYAEAESARMQLDLLQQSADLAAQSVRLTNLRYQGGEATALEVVDAQNSLVTARNNYDDGEARYRLAIANLQTLTGVF
- a CDS encoding efflux RND transporter periplasmic adaptor subunit — protein: MATRRLVHSIRGLVVLSLLPLAACSKQQAEPPPIVLVQAAPVKQGSISQTVTADAVLYPINQATITPKIVAPVLKTYVTRGSKVRQGQLLVTLENKDLTAAEEENRGNFETVQAQTAIATKNSVPEELQKAESDTRAAKENLDAQQKLFDSRQNLFNQGAIPRKDLDAAAVSRVQARAQYEQAQKHLDGLKAGGNQQALKSAGGQLVAAEGKYKGAQAQLQYSQIRSPIDGVVTDGPLYPGMLPTAGAPLITVMNLSQMIAKAHIPQNQASLLKKGDDATVKMAGLEDEIKGKVILVSPALDPGSTTVEVWVQAVNPKGALKAGSSASLSMVAHTVPDALIVPAEALVTEEGKKSVMVIGGDGVANKREVEIGVQTADSVQIVSGVKPGEQVVSTGAYGLPDKTKVRVEAPAAPGKEGGDEGKDKGEGGSEP
- a CDS encoding YncE family protein; translated protein: MKRALFALVFLWAACAAASDSVPLRLVNSVDLPRYSGDFDHFAADISGNRLFLAAEDHGTLEVFDLKSTKWLRTIRGFEVPHSILYLPASQRLFVTDGGEGMSKVLNGQDLQILQKVPLVPGADSLAYDPEKHQAYVVTGGKDVKMKESVLSVIDTTDFSKKADLKFDSAHVEGMALEARGKRMFVNVTDHNEIDVVDRDSMKIVGRWPLQDVGENSPMILDEPNHRLFIVCRKPAKLVVIDSETGKQVGAWTTAGHSDGMAYDSVHKRIYVPGAEGYIAVYQQRDADHYELTAKVPTAPGAKTCLLVPELNRLFVAVSPGEGKYGARVLAFETLP